Part of the Gemmatimonadota bacterium genome is shown below.
GTTGTGGGAAGAGTATCGCGCCGCCAATCCGGACGGCTTTGGCTATACCTGGTTTTGCACGACCTTCGAGGCCTGGAAGCAGCGGGCGCGGCCGAGCATGCGCCAGACCCACGTCGGCGGGGAGAAGGTGTTCGTCGATTTCGCCGGCGACACCATCGACATCTTCGATCCCATCACCGGCGAAGTGCGCGCCATAAAGCTGTTCGTCGCGGCGATGGGGGCCTCGAACTTCACCTACGCCGAGGCCTGCCCGAGCGAGAGCCTGTCCGACTGGATCGGCGTGCATGCCAACCTGTTCCGGTTTCTCGGCGGCGTGCCGAAGTTCGTGGTCTGCGATAATCTCAAGGCCGCCGTGACCAACCCCGATCGCTACGATCCCGGGATCAACCGCACCTATGCCGAGATGGCCGGCCATTACGGCACCGCGATCCTGGCGGCCCGGCCGAGGCGGCCAAAGGACAAGGCCAAGGTTGAGGTCGCCGTCCAGATCGCACAGCGCTGGATCCTGGCCCGCCTGCGCAATCAGCGTTTCTTTTCCCTGGCGGAGCTCAATACCGCCATCCGCGGCCTCGTCGTCGAACTCAATGCCCGCCAGATGCGCGGTTTCGGCTCCAGCCGTGCCGAACTATTCGCCGAGATCGATCGTCCCAGGTTGGGAGAACTGCCGGACCAGCCCTACGTCTTTGCGCGCTGGAAGCGTTGCCGCGTCGCTCCCGATTATCACGTCGAGATCGACGGCCATTGGTATTCCACCCCTTACCGCCTGATCCGTGAACTCGTCGATGTCCGCATCGCCGACAAGACCGTCGAGGTCTTCCACAAGGGACAGAGGATCGCCAGCCACGCCCTTGCGCCCAACCGGCGTGGCCACACCACCATCGCCGATCATATGCCGAGCGCGCACCGCCGCTACGGCAAATGGACACCGGGAGGGCTGATCGCCGCCGGCGAGAAGATCGGTCCATCGACCGCGGCGTTCTTCCAGGTCGTCATCGAGGCCCGGCCGCACCCCGAGCAAGGCTTTCGCACCTGCCTCGGTATCCTGTCGCTGGCCAGAAGCTACGACAATGCGCGCGTCGATGCGGCCTGCCGACGCGGTATCCTGATCAAGGCTCGCTCCGTCGCCTCGATCCGTTCGATCCTCAAGAGCGGCCTCGATCGCGCTTTCCTCGACGAGACGTCCGACCACCAGCCCCTGCGCCACGGCAACATCCGCGGTCAGGGCTATTTCCACTGAACCATGGAGACCCCAATGCTGACACACCCCACCCATGAACGGCTGATCACGCTCGGCTTGACCGGAATGGCCAAAGCCCTCGAGGAGCAGCGACGATCACCTGATCTCGATGCTCTGCCGTTCGAGGAGCGCATCGGGCTTCTCGTCGATCGCGAAGCCGCCGAGCGCGACACCAAACGTCTCACGACCCGCCTCAAGTTCGCCGCGCTGCGCCAGAGCGCATGCGTGGAAGACGTCGATTTGCGCACGCCACGCGGCATCGACCGCGCCGTCTTCGCTAGACTCGTCGGCGGGGACTGGATCACCCGCAACGAGAACCTGCTCATCACAGGGGCAACCGGGCTCGGCAAGAGCTGGATTGCCTGCGCCCTCGGCCACAAAGCCTGCCGCGACAATCGTTCGGTCCAGTATCACCGCGTTCCGCGCCTGTTCGAGGCGCTCGCCCTGGCTCGCGGCGACGGCCGATATGGTCGCCTGCTCAAGACCATCAGCCGCGTTCAACTCCTGATCCTCGATGACTGGGGCCTTTCGGTTCTTAAT
Proteins encoded:
- the istA gene encoding IS21 family transposase encodes the protein MPTERLSMRRIREVLRLRHQGLTERVIARTLGVSNGVVHGYVRRARLAGLTWPLPEGLDDEGVELLLFPAPTAASQSDRRPSPDWAYVEKELRRRSVTRLLLWEEYRAANPDGFGYTWFCTTFEAWKQRARPSMRQTHVGGEKVFVDFAGDTIDIFDPITGEVRAIKLFVAAMGASNFTYAEACPSESLSDWIGVHANLFRFLGGVPKFVVCDNLKAAVTNPDRYDPGINRTYAEMAGHYGTAILAARPRRPKDKAKVEVAVQIAQRWILARLRNQRFFSLAELNTAIRGLVVELNARQMRGFGSSRAELFAEIDRPRLGELPDQPYVFARWKRCRVAPDYHVEIDGHWYSTPYRLIRELVDVRIADKTVEVFHKGQRIASHALAPNRRGHTTIADHMPSAHRRYGKWTPGGLIAAGEKIGPSTAAFFQVVIEARPHPEQGFRTCLGILSLARSYDNARVDAACRRGILIKARSVASIRSILKSGLDRAFLDETSDHQPLRHGNIRGQGYFH
- the istB gene encoding IS21-like element helper ATPase IstB, with the protein product MLTHPTHERLITLGLTGMAKALEEQRRSPDLDALPFEERIGLLVDREAAERDTKRLTTRLKFAALRQSACVEDVDLRTPRGIDRAVFARLVGGDWITRNENLLITGATGLGKSWIACALGHKACRDNRSVQYHRVPRLFEALALARGDGRYGRLLKTISRVQLLILDDWGLSVLNPPERRDLLEILDDRHGRASTIVTSQVPVEHWHDVIGDPTLGDAILDRLVHNAHRLQLTGESMRKQNARNQTLDANSNP